atttcttttcttcatctgtggCAGCAGAGTTGTGTCCTCTCATGCATACAGAAATCTTTGTCCCCAGAGCAACTGTGATTGCAGTATGTTGATCTATACTGAGCCTCCTATACTGGGCTTGTTTTTCAGTATCTCTTCCCTATGGAATAGAGCTGGAGCTCCCCTCTCCTATCCTCTCCCTTCACCAGGCTTCCACAGCTCTAATCACAAAGTGTGTCCTATTTGCCAACATCAATTTTTTATCATGTACTTGATTGAGATGAGTCCCCTGAGCGTATGGAACTCCTGGAAACCTTCAGTCCTTCATTTTTCAGACTCTTCAGCCcatctcccttcccagctgtgaCTCCTCCACACTTCCTCTAGTTAAGCAACCCATGGAACATGTTTCATGGGACACGTTTTCCTGACCTTAACAACCACCTCATGCCTTTGCCTCTGCCACCCTGGTTGGTGGCATTCTGTATCACAGTATCAATTTCAGCTCAGAAATTAAAGTGAGCTAGAAATTAAGGGGAATATCAGGCAAATGTCTTTCTGGGCAATAAACAAAGTGGTTGATAGAGATTTGGATCTGGTCCCACAATGAAAAATCCTCAGCAGGTGACCACCTTCACCAGTCATTCCAagcacaaaattatttccttctttcatgATGAGTCTATAGATTTGGCTGAATGACAGCACAGCTCACCTGGGAATAAAATATTGTCACAGATTGCAGTTTCCAGGAATTGTGACTAACTCATCAGGAGTTTTTGGCCAGGTCATTTGTCTAATAAAATTGAAGAAAAGCTCAGTTTTATCTCCAGTAAAACTGAGAGGGTTTTTTCAAGAACCCTGTAATGGCTTTTCTCAGTATTATTTCTTGTACCACTGTGGGAAGGTTTTCGAGGGCACTCACAGCCTATTTGGTCTCTAATCTAAGGTAAGAAAGTTCCAGTACAGTCTGTCCATGTTCCACAGCTCCTAATGCCTCTGGCTTCATAGTCTTTAAAATGTTATCTTCAGTCTTTTATCTTTAAAACGTTACTTCAATCTGCAGAAGCCTTGTACTTTTTGCACAAAAGAGGCAGGAATTATGGGGTAACAGAGGTGCTGAATAGAATAAGaaaattctttgctttaatGCAGAACCAGAGGCTTGTGCAGTGCTGGTTTGGGGTAGATGGGATGAGCTCTGGGAGGGACATGGTGCCAGGAGCAATGTTTGGAAGCTGCAGTCAGATTCAGGAAAATGCCAGCCTCAAAGTCTGAGCCTACAGCCCAGCAGCTGTGCCCTGTCCTTCCCTCTTGGCTAGCAGGAGGTGCTGTCTGGTGGCCCAGTCCCCCAGCTGTACCCTGCCATCCCTCTTCACCCCCTCCACCTCTTCAGAGCCTCAGCCTTGGTGACTTCCCAAGTGGGATAGTTTATCAAACCTGTGATTTGTTTGAAGTGAATCATCTAAAAGATGTATCCAGAGAAAGGCTCATTTGTGCTTGGAATATCAAATCCTTCATCAGCCTTTGTAATACATATTTATGAAAACAGCTCCCTGTGAAGTGGAGTGAGAGCTGGGGATGAAAGGCAAGTGATGGAAGGACACAGAGGACATGGCAGAGAAGGGAAGGCAGCTGTGTGTCATTCTGCCCATGCTGGACACCAGGTCTCTGGTGGCAGCAGAGGTTggccagcccagccaggagagACCTGTTGTGCCTGGGACAGAGCAACCGTGGGGTTATTATTGAATAATGACTCTGAGAATTCCCATTTTGTTTGCTCCCTAAAGGGTAAATTAAGGAATAGGTAATGTAACAAGATACACCTGTAACCAGCCTGCAAAGTGAGATGTTTTCTATCAGTTCCCCCACCAAAATTTCTTATGTTCTAGAAACTTCTTGCCATAGAATATTTTACTTAATGTTTCTCATTCCAAGCTGTTTCTCATGTGAAAGTAAAGCAAATCAAGCAACAGATCAACCTCTGTCTTTCAGGGCATGTGCACATCACTGATTTCAATATTGCCACCATGCTGACTAAGGAAATACAAGTCACCACCATCGCTGGCACAAAGCCCTACATGGGTAagaagattttttattttctagttgtCATTTTAAGGGCATGGTTTGACAGCTGTGGTGAGGTACAGACCAAGTCCTTTTTGATGAAAGTTTGAGCTCTTTGCTGCTAGGGTATAACAAAGCTCAGGCTCTGGTTTGGGAGAAGGAACAACCTGGTAACACCCTGACACAGCTGGAAAACGTGCATCCCTCTGCTGATGCCACACACCACAGCAAGGCAAGTGTGCTGCCAACACAGGTTGTAGTGCCATTATGCCATGCTGTACAGCATGGTTTTGATTATAAAATAAGATTTACACCCTTGAGATCTCAGAGTGTTTCACAAGCAGCAGCCTACTCTTGAGGAGGAAAATGAAGCACAAGGGCTTGTATTTGTTCCCTCAGTCCGTTAGCAGAAGTCCTACACTGCTGCATCACTGCCtcataatttcaatttttatataaaatagcTGCTTTAAAAATGAGCATTACTTAGGCCAACCAAGTGGCCTTAAGACGCAAGCAGATGCTCATCATGGTCGAAAGAGCCCACATCCTGCTGTCAGGCTGAATTTTCAAACAAGCAGAGACCAACAGATTTATCACCTGGTTAATAAACATAAAGTAAAATAACACTGACTTACCTGGGGGGGAACTCGGGCCAGAGCATGCAGGTAATGACCCAGAGAAATATCCTGAGCTAATGCCAAGAGAACTCTTCTGCAAACATTACACAGAAAAGTCTTTTAACCATAAATTAAACTTTGCTAAGTGAAGCAGAAACGCTCAAAAGCATCTCTATACAGCTAACACAATCCCTCCCACACAAAATACATACTTTCATACTAACACTGTCCCCCAGACCTAAGTAACACAGCCCACAACCACCTCCCTTAGAGCAGCCCCTTGGGACTCTGCTTTTTATCAAGATGACCAGATTGACCTTTCCCCTTTGCATCACCAAAGCAATCCctctagaaagaaaaacaggcaCAAAGAGGAAGCATTACtccctgttttgtttgttttagagcAATTCTTGCCTCCCAACTCACACAGAAAtctacagttatttttttatctttaatctCAAAAGGGAAATTCATTGGCTAAGAAAGAGCATGTCAGTCTGTGCCCCCACCCACCTCCCATTAGCCTGATTCCCTCCTAAAAACCTGTGGCCCTCAGGCTTCCTTCAGTTACAATTTGCTTTCCCCTGCCAAGGGTGCAGTCAGCACCCTGTCTCGGCTTACACTGCATGTTAATGTTTGTGAAAAGCTGCCTTCATTCACCCTGTGAGGCTCTATTTAGGCTCTGCCAAACTGCAGTACTCTAAATATGAACAGAGATGTGAGTGGGACAGGACCAGCTTTCCAGCATCAGGATGGGCTGAGCACCAGCTGAGGGCAGGGGCTCTCTGGGGGGGGGTGCAGGAGTATTCAGACCTGTTTGATACCTGGCTTCAGTCCTTGTTCCAAGGCACATTTCCTGTGGCACAAGAGAGAAGTCCTGTGTCAGCAAATGGAGTTTATTCTTTCTGGGCTTTGTGGGCAGGGAAGCACTGAGTGATCCCTGCAGAGGGGTCCTGGGACTGGGACTGACTGAGACAACAGCCAGGGAAACAAAAAGTGAGTTGCTGCAAAGGAACCTCTATGTTCAGTAGTGCTTTGGTAAAGGACCAATCCACCAGCCACATGCCATtgttatgaagaaaaaagaagcaggtaTTTTCAAAGGCATGGTAATGGGTAGGATGCTTGTTGGTGTCCCAGGCAGAAGAGCAGGGATGCTCACTGTGGCATGGATCTGTATTGCTCATTCCCACTTGAGACTGCAGCAAGGCAAACtgccttttttctgtgttttgcagcaCCTGAAATGTTTAACTCCACAAAACCCACCGGCTATTCCTTTGCTGTGGACTGGTGGTCATTGGGGATCACTGCCTATGAGCTGCTCCGGACACGGGTACTGTGCATGTGGCTCCTGACCCTGCCCATATTGATCCTTAAACACTGTTGGAAAAGTTTGTGCTTTATACCAGGGATGAGGGGGCAGAGCCAAATTTAAGGGTTATTGCAGCATAGGGAGCAAAAGTATCTTGCCCGGAGTTCTTGTGATCATAGCCTGGAGCTCAGAAAGAAGCAGTCACAATACAGAGCACCTTGTCCACAGGCCTGGGGGAAGCTGGGCAAGGCATGCTGAGCTGGTCAATGAGTCACAGCTCCCCAGGTTTGGGTTGCCATGTGATTTACTTTGAGTTCACatcctgcaaggaaaaaaaaaaaataatcttgcagCTGCTGTAACAAGACTGAGCAGTTTGGGGAAATGCAAACCACAGTGTGTAAATTACCAATAAAGCAAAATCTCTGCCCGTCACAGCAGTGTTCTGCTGCTATCTCAGCTGAGGTTGGGGGCTTTGTACAAAGCAGTTAGATTAGTGTCTTGGAAACGTTGGGTAAAAAGCAGTGGAACCTCTGTGAACGTATTAATATAGTATTTGAGTTTTCCATTTGTAACATTAAATGAATGGCAGGACTGGTAATCACATTGATTTTTGGTGGCACTGTTGGTGACACTGTTGGCACTGTGTCCAAAGATGGGAACAGAAATGCTGCTAGGTGTAGAACCTTGCTGGCACGGCCATAAGATGGTGGCACCAGTGGTGGTCGCTGCATGGGGGAAGTGAAGGGAGACCTTGAGGTCCACCTAGTGTACGTTCATGATAAGCACAGTGCTCCTGCTTTGATCTCACGATTTACAGCTACAGTTTTTAAGATGTATTGGTAACACCCTCACTCACTCtccaaaatactttaaaaatctaGGAAtcaaaagtcttttaaaatggaaacatcCCACCGTGGTATAATTATCTCTCTCGAAGTGAGGCAGTTGTGTTGTGGTAGTTGGGAGCTGCACATGGAGGTGACCTCAGTAAGGCCACAGTTCTATGCAGTTACTGTCAGTGTTCTTGCTGAGATGATTGTTTGGGTTATTTCAGTTGAGCTGTGATGATCAGAGGGGGAGAGGCTTTCCATGGGAGGCTCAGGGGTGTACAAAGATACTTTGTTGGGAGCGCTTTGCTCTAAGAAAGATTTCCCGAGGAGATTGAATAAAGAGACAGATAAAAACACTTTccttgtggggtttgtttttcacagaGGCCGTACCACATTCGCTCCAACACCTCCCCAAATGAAATCGCTCATGTCTTCAGGACAGCCACAGTGATGTACCCAGCAGCTTGGTCCCCAGAGATGGTGTCACTGATCAAAAAGGTGAGGGCAGCCATGGAGATGTTGTTGCTGATGAAAAAGGTGAGGGCAGCCATGGGCAGCTTGAGGCTGGGCTGTGGCTGGGtgcctgcccagagcagccatCTCCTTCCACCCTGCCTTGTGGCCTTTGCAGCAAGCTGTAGGGATTCATTGCAAATTGTGTCCAGATTCAGAGTTAGTGACCTTCAGGTGgcaatatataaataaacatccatctcctcctgctGTAGCCACACCGGTGGAATAACCAACTCACAGTGCTGCATCCTGCAGCCATGGGGATGGAGTTTGGCTGCTGCTAACGGACTCATGCAGCCTTGGCGTCCAGAGTCTCTTCTATAACTTCATCTCTCTGGAACAACATAACttagaaatatatattaatatatctGTCAATAAATTTGGCAAAAAtagcactttttttgttttaaaaacattttccccaGTAGTGAAGTTCACAAGAAGTGCTGATACTAGTGAAATCCTTTGATGTGgatgttttttaatgaagtggTTGTCAAAACTGCTTCAAAATCATTACTTCAAAATCATAATTTTGAAGCTGAAATAATGTTTGAAATGAAGCCATATTTTcagtaaacaaaacaacagtGTCAGACACTGTCTGCATACACTGGCAGCAAAGCTGAATTACTGAACCCTGCCTAAAAGCACTAGCTTCAAATTTTGTAAAATATACAGTTTTCTAATTGTCAAATAACTGTAAGCAATAAAGTACTACTTGATGTATCTTGCatctatttttttgttccaaatattatgtagaaatattttgtccTCTCTAGTGAAAtgctcaaaaatgttttttatgaaAATGAGTCATCAATTCTTTGCTGAGGCAGAACCATGGCATattttccaagaagaaaattgAAGAATATCTCCATTTGCTTAAAATGAAATGGAGGTAATATTTCATGAAGCCTAACTGTAATATACAGATATTTACTGCAGATATTGTTATGTTGGAAGATTTTCCCTGGAGCACAACAAGCTGCAAACCATATAGGCTCTCTGGTGAATAAATAACGCAATGTCACCATTATTTACATTTCCAAGTGCCCCTTTGCATCTGGTTTAACAGccatatgtattttatatgagACCCACTGCTGTTCTGTCCTGGCTCAGGCATCCCCCGTGAATGTTTTTACTTATTAGCGTTCAAGGCAAATCGTCATCGCTAGCTGAGCCACATCACTCACCGTGGGACTGGAGCTCCAGAGGGAAATGAGCTGTGGAATGGAAGCCCCactcagcagagctctgtgtgcACCTGATCTCTGATTTCACACCTCAGGGTCTCTCACTTTCTCACCCCTTCCATTTAACTCCCACTACAGCTGCTTGAGCCGAACCCTGAGAAGCGTTTTTCTCAGCTGAAAGATATCCAAGACTTTCCTTACCTGTCAGATGTGAACTGGGATGCTGTTCTCCAGAAGAAGATAGTGCCAGAATTCATTCCTATGGTAAGACAATTGGATTTTAAAAGGTTCTCATGTACCCAGATGTCACACACTGCAGCCTGTCCTCACCACATAGAATCAGAGATTGAttggttcaggttggaagggacattaaagataattttctaaTAATCATTTCTTCCTGTAATGACTCTCCCTCACAAGCCCATTgttcacagtaaaataaaaaatacagcatatAGTGTTTCTGATCCTTTTTTAATCGGAttaaagcagcacagaagtaACACAATCCTTAAGGGAAAATAATCCAAGGGCTTTTGCATGCAGTGTTACCTCCACTGTCTTTCAGACAAACAAAAGCTGGgctaaattattaatatttgttAACTGGATGTACTTTGCCCCTCTGTTGCTGGTTTTCTCTGTGTTGGGTAGAGTGGCttcctttaaaaacagttttgcaGGCTGCTGTGTTCCTCCCAGCAGAGACCATCACTTCAAAGCAGCCGAAGGGCTGAACAGAAGCAGTGAGCACAAAATGAGCATTTCTCACACCCTGACCATATCCACTGTCTGAGGGAACTGATAAAATATGTAAGAGGTACTGCAGGCATTCTGATTATGTCTGCAGTTGTAATTAGTTTATTTTATACAAAATTCAGCTCCCAGGTGCTGTGCAATTTATGAGACTCTTCAAGACAGGCTCTGAGCCCTTGAGGCAACCcaacctctctctctcccccctaGAAAGGCAGGCTGAACTGTGACCCAACctttgaactggaagaaatGATCCTGGAATCCAAACCTcttcacaagaaaaagaagCGTCTGGctaagaaggagaaaaacaccTGCAAAAGCAATTCGTCCCAGGTGAGAGCAAGCATGTGGTCAAGGCAGACTTGCATTTTCCAAGCAAGCTGACCGCCATCTCAAGAGCACCACAAACTGTTCAAACAGACCAGTGTTGCCCTTGTAACCAGCTTTATTCCTATGACTCTTTGGCATCTTCCCACAGTGCAAGGCAGTGTGGGAAAGGAGAATCTTAAATCTCTTCTCCCCACTGCAGTGATAAAGATGCTCTATACCTAAAGGTATCTCTGAATCTCCTTGAAATTGTCTTTCTGTGTGAACTGTGTAATTTATTCCCCATCTCTCTATTTTTCCATGTGGCTCTGGAAGGCCTGCCATCTTCAAAAGCACCTGGAGATGCTCCAGAGGGACTTCATTGTTTTCAACAGAGAAAAGTAAGTACTGACACAGAGGATCATCAGAGGCCCATGGGCAGGCTGGGTTTGGGGGCCCCTTGGCACATGCTTAGGAGAGGCTGATCTGCCAGGTGGAGGTCTGGGaccacagcccccagcagcatcagctgcagcGCTGGTGCAGGCGGTGCCATTGCAGGGGGGCTCAGAACAGCCCCTGCCAGGGAACAGGAGGGTCTCGGGCAGCCGCACCCCTGCCTGGGCCCCCCTCACAGCACCACCACCCCCTTTCTGCCCCTAAGGATGAGACACCACCACAACAACACCCAGGAGGCCACAACGTGCAAGGACAAGCAGAACAACACCCTCTAAGAGCAGCGCAGACCCCgcaggagctctgctggtgATAGACTCAGTGCTCACCCTTCGGCTCGGCTACCCAGCCCGCTGCCCTCACAGCCCTGGATGCTGCTTGCCAGGCTGGGAATGGCCATGTTCCCTTCCtcagctgggaggaggcagcaaaggtttcctcctctccccacacaGGTTCCTGTGCCTGTTTCAGCACTGCTGGTGGTGGTCAGAGGATGCAGATGTGGAAACAAAGAGGTCACAACTAGGCACTGGTGAATAACCAGCATTCAGGTGCTTACCCAGGCCAGACTGAAAAACCCATTCACCATCACATTAGATTGCTGCAGCTGGCTGAATCTGATAGCATTTGGCTTTCAACATCAGAGGTAATTCGattgtatattttttaatctctctaCCCCTGAAATCACAAGACTTAAGAAGCTACTGTTTGCACCAACAGCTGTACTCCTGGTGCAGTCTGAGTTTGGCCAAAGCATGTCTATTATGTTAATACTGGGAATGACGctgttatttaaatgtttttgcagCTGTGACATTTCACCTCCTTATTTggcatttttgccttttctcagCAATATAATGAATGTCTGATGAACCATTTGCCTCCCACTTACCCCAaggagttcttttttttcccttgtgtcTTCCTGTCTTTCTCCTCTGAGGTCACTAGGCAGGAGGAACACCCATTCTGCCTTGTCTAGAGCCAGCCAGGACTTTACTGGACTCTCAGtttaaatctgcttttcccCTGGCTGAAGACTTTCAGACACCCACTGCCTATGTGGTGGAGAATTCAGTCTGTTACCTgacacagaagaaaacccagATTGTGTGCAGTACTTCCCTGTGGTCTTCACAGCTGCTCCTGATAGACGAACCATGAATAATCACTGTCTGGTTGAGCTGATGATGATTTGCTTTGGGAAAGGTGTGGTTTACACTTCTACATAGGAGTTGTCATCCCCGTgcctgctgggagaggagagtCCCTGTTCCTCCCAAACGTGCCTGGGTCCCACTTCAGTCCATTTGAGGGAGCTCTGGTGTTTGCCTCTGAGCCTCcatcctgccagctccagcccccATGGGGCATCTGCTGCGCTGCTTTCAACCATTTGCCTTGTTTTTGCAGTGATTTCCAACAGAGGTACGGGTGGCACCGAGGGTGGTGCAGGTCCCAGCGTCCTTGTTAGCAGGTGGGGTACAGGGAAGATACAGGCACCTCCCAGACTGACTGACACAGCGCCAAGCAGTGTGTACCTCCTTCTCTGTA
This window of the Calypte anna isolate BGI_N300 chromosome 13, bCalAnn1_v1.p, whole genome shotgun sequence genome carries:
- the STK32A gene encoding serine/threonine-protein kinase 32A, coding for MGANTSSKLPRCDGNEDVTFDHFEILRAIGKGSFGKVCVVQKNDTKKMYAMKYMNKQKCVERNEVRNVFKELQIMQGLEHPFLVNLWYSFQDEEDMFMVVDLLLGGDLRYHLRQNVRFQEGTVKLFICELVLALDYLQSRHIIHRDIKPDNILLDEHGHVHITDFNIATMLTKEIQVTTIAGTKPYMAPEMFNSTKPTGYSFAVDWWSLGITAYELLRTRRPYHIRSNTSPNEIAHVFRTATVMYPAAWSPEMVSLIKKLLEPNPEKRFSQLKDIQDFPYLSDVNWDAVLQKKIVPEFIPMKGRLNCDPTFELEEMILESKPLHKKKKRLAKKEKNTCKSNSSQACHLQKHLEMLQRDFIVFNREKMRHHHNNTQEATTCKDKQNNTL